Proteins encoded by one window of Chrysemys picta bellii isolate R12L10 chromosome 10, ASM1138683v2, whole genome shotgun sequence:
- the PCLAF gene encoding PCNA-associated factor, which yields MVRTKADCGGAGGAYRKVVAARAPRKALGSSSANAGPSPPAKKVESKYAGGNPVCVRPTPTWQKGIGEFFRQSSRHSEKENQMPDDEEAGSSGIGRLTKKARPLTPDPTEDGASSEDEQI from the exons aTGGTGCGGACCAAGGCAGATTGCGGCGGGGCCGGCGGGGCCTACCGGAAAG TGGTCGCCGCCCGGGCTCCCCGGAAAGCGCTGGGCTCCAGCAGCGCCAACGCGGGCCCTTCGCCGCCTGCCAAGAAAG TTGAAAGCAAGTATGCTGGTGGAAATCCAGTATGTGTGAGACCAACACCCACCTGGCAAAAAGGGATTGGAGAATTCTTCAGGCAGTCCTCAAGACATTCAGAGAAAGAGAACCAGATGCCTGATGATGAAGAGGCAGGAAGCAGTGGAATAGGAAGGCTTACTAAGAA AGCTCGTCCCTTGACTCCAGATCCCACAGAAGATGGTGCATCCTCTGAAGATGAGCAAATATGA